Part of the Leptospiraceae bacterium genome is shown below.
AAACATTCTTTGAGGGTTGCCGCTATTATCTTCAATACGGCATCGCCTACAATATGACCATAAGTATCATTAAACACTTTAAAATTATCAACATCAAATAAAAATAAACATACAGGACGATTGTATCTTTTAGCTCGTTTTAACTCTCTTCTAAGGGTTAAATTAAAATATCTTCGGTTGTATAAATTTGTAAGTTCATCAATGACTGAATTTTTTACGACAGAGTCGAATAAATTTAATTCAATGATTTTAGGATTTTTAATAATTCTATTATTCATTAAAATATGATCTAATAATGCCACGCGGAAACTTACATTTCGCCCCATCTTCTCACACATATAGATTGTATGAGTGTAAATTTCCTTCCAAAACAGAGTTGCTTCCTCTTCAGAGAATTCTAAATTTGCAATTACATAAAATAAATCGGAGAAAAAACCGGAAGATGAGTTTTTACTGAGAGCCTCTAGTTTGTGAAGAATGAGTTCTTCATTTGTCAGGTCTTCGTCTAAGATTTTAATAATTTCTTCGGTTATCTTAGTCTCTCTACCTTTTAGTTCTTCTAATGATACAGTGGCTTGGATTAATTCTTCACTTGCTGCGCTAGTTGCTTTTTCTTTCGCAGAAATTGTTTTGTAGGCATCGACTAACTCTTCGTTACTAAGATCAGTTACTTTTTCATAGGCATCTATAATCGTTCTTAAATAACGAATTTCTTGCTCTTTGTCAGTAAAATTATCATTTTTCATTGAAGGACCCAAAAATCATTTATTGGGAAACATTAAGAATTTAAATCAAAAAAGAGCAAGGATAAAAAAGAAGAGACAGGTTTTGCAACCTGTCTCTTTGTGAGAGAAGAGTTTTTATTCTCCTCCACCTGCTCTAAATCCACCGCCGCTCACTTCTAGAACTACACCCGTGATGTAGGAAGCAGCATCAGAGGCTAGGAACGCTGCGGCACCAGCGATATCATCTGGTTTTCCGGTTCTTCCGAGGTAAATTGCTTTTTTCATTCCTTCTCTCATTGCTTCAGGAATTGCCGCTGTCATATCAGTTTCGATAAATCCCGGAGCGATTGCATTTACACGAATTCCACGAGAAGCAAATTCTTTTGCGCATGCTTTTGTAAAACCAATTACGCCTGCTTTAGAAGCAGCATAGTTTGTCTGACCTGCATTTCCATCAATACCAACAATAGAAGTGAGGTTAATAATGTTTCCACTCTTTTGTTTCATCATTGTTTTAATTGCAGCTTGGGTTGCAATATAAGTTCCTGTGAGGTTAACAGCGATTACAGCATCCCACTGTTCTTTTTTCATTCTCATAAGAAGTGTATCTTTGGTAATACCAGCGTTGTTAATTAGAACGTCAACAGAACCAAATTCTTTCACAGTTGCATCTATCATGGCAGCACAGTCTTCTTCTTTGGTAACATTACAAGTAACCGCAATTGCTTTGTAACCAAGACCTTTTAATTCTTCAGCTGTTGCTTTTGTTGCATCTTCGTTCATGTCTA
Proteins encoded:
- the fabG gene encoding 3-oxoacyl-[acyl-carrier-protein] reductase, which translates into the protein MIDFKNKSVIITGSARGIGKAIALKFGGLGANLVIVDMNEDATKATAEELKGLGYKAIAVTCNVTKEEDCAAMIDATVKEFGSVDVLINNAGITKDTLLMRMKKEQWDAVIAVNLTGTYIATQAAIKTMMKQKSGNIINLTSIVGIDGNAGQTNYAASKAGVIGFTKACAKEFASRGIRVNAIAPGFIETDMTAAIPEAMREGMKKAIYLGRTGKPDDIAGAAAFLASDAASYITGVVLEVSGGGFRAGGGE
- a CDS encoding GGDEF domain-containing protein gives rise to the protein MKNDNFTDKEQEIRYLRTIIDAYEKVTDLSNEELVDAYKTISAKEKATSAASEELIQATVSLEELKGRETKITEEIIKILDEDLTNEELILHKLEALSKNSSSGFFSDLFYVIANLEFSEEEATLFWKEIYTHTIYMCEKMGRNVSFRVALLDHILMNNRIIKNPKIIELNLFDSVVKNSVIDELTNLYNRRYFNLTLRRELKRAKRYNRPVCLFLFDVDNFKVFNDTYGHIVGDAVLKIIAATLKECFRQEDTICRFGGEEFTVILPEVDTKAAFIACKRFAETLKVNSMNQLKKIISISGGITEYPKNGETPEELYSKADIALYKAKNSGKDGIIIHTE